The Calliphora vicina chromosome 3, idCalVici1.1, whole genome shotgun sequence genome contains a region encoding:
- the LOC135953799 gene encoding uncharacterized protein LOC135953799: MNNTIQNNNNNKKQTAKGQQGKPMLADCKQSTVQPSGDSLTKSSEVALDFKPSTSKAALALAGWIVEPEVGSITVAPPATTAEPNAPIRKEPSRRAFVQRRAAMRIIDRLGSKSADALNIDELSKLSWAKAQLAELDSSNTPPSADAANQGASAGPKRQRSEEELLQQQNTQPKTKRPKQEARVIRRPYSEVARNPLVRAIIDRSVDDGAISQEKWLKIRQGMLGVYWKILKENPGPSPQNDDAGWYQGHVKLLACTNDRSALLLKLAIASLGELWPGAKLDVIPVNEIPRRPRSVTVIPAEPHEPEEILAYIQSGNPDLPTHNWKVVKVSAPEGAHRKVVVVLNKESLAPLRERQSKIYYGFDSIKLRIYRGDDKLDPETSGVKLEAPQDMDCKIKLDDPASSEDKMETQSHSSMVGDLFCALGDVEDEDVLLESDPEDIDVTVIYDPDHGEGDPSEPSPL; the protein is encoded by the exons ATGAATAacacaatacaaaacaataacaataacaaaaaacaaacagcaaaagGCCAGCAGGGGAAACCTATGCTGGCTGATTGCAAACAGTCGACTGTCCAACCTTCTGGTGACAGTTTGACTAAAAGCAGCGAGGTAGCCTTGGACTTTAAGCCAAGCACCTCAAAAGCTGCATTAGCCCTCGCTG GTTGGATCGTCGAACCAGAAGTCGGGTCCATCACCGTAGCCCCACCCGCCACTACGGCAGAACCGAACGCCCCCATTCGCAAAGAACCATCCAGGAGGGCTTTCGTGCAAAGGCGTGCCGCCATGCGCATTATCGACCGGCTTGGATCCAAATCGGCCGATGCGCTTAACATCGACGAATTGTCGAAACTAAGTTGGGCTAAGGCTCAACTGGCTGAGCTGGACAGCTCAAACACTCCTCCAAGCGCAGATGCAGCGAACCAAGGCGCATCTGCTGGGCCCAAACGGCAACGCTCAGAGGAGGAGCTGCTCCAACAGCAAAACACACAGCCGAAGACTAAACGTCCGAAGCAAGAGGCTCGTGTGATAAGAAGGCCTTACAGTGAAGTTGCTCGCAATCCACTTGTAAGGGCTATTATCGACAGGAGTGTTGATGACGGAGCTATCTCCCAGGAGAAATGGCTGAAAATCCGTCAGGGTATGCTGGGGGTATACTGGAAGATTCTCAAGGAGAATCCCGGTCCATCCCCGCAAAACGACGATGCTGGCTGGTATCAAGGCCATGTAAAACTGCTAGCGTGTACCAATGACCGCTCAGCTCTACTGCTAAAATTAGCAATTGCGTCCCTAGGGGAATTGTGGCCTGGCGCGAAACTGGACGTGATCCCGGTAAACGAGATACCTCGTAGACCGAGATCAGTCACAGTTATTCCGGCGGAGCCACATGAACCTGAGGAGATTCTGGCATACATTCAGAGCGGTAATCCCGATCTACCAACCCATAACTGGAAGGTGGTTAAGGTTTCCGCTCCTGAAGGTGCGCATAGAAAGGTGGTCGTAGTCCTTAACAAGGAATCCTTGGCGCCACTACGTGAGAGGCAAAGCAAGATTTACTATGGTTTCGATAGTATCAAGCTGCGCATCTACCGTGGTGACGACAAGCTCGACCCCGAAACTTCTGGTGTTAAACTGGAAGCTCCGCAGGATATGGACTGCAAAATTAAACTGGACGACCCCGCAAGCTCTGAGGACAAAATGGAGACCCAATCACACTCCAGTATGGTTGGGGACCTATTCTGCGCTCTGGGTGATGTGGAGGATGAAGATGTTCTTCTGGAATCAGACCCAGAAGACATCGACGTTACGGTCATATATGATCCAGACCATGGTGAAGGCGATCCAAGTGAACCTTCACCACTCTAA